A segment of the Corylus avellana chromosome ca2, CavTom2PMs-1.0 genome:
aaaaaaaaaaggctagtCATTGAACGATGCATAATGaactaataaaaattcaatCTAATTCTCTCTCCGTTTAAGGAATAATAAAAGTGGAATATAGGTGTTTTGATAAAGTGGGTAACTAAAATACAAAACgtctttctttaattaaaatgtaACTAAAATTTGTTGAGTCAAAAGTGAATACTCTTTACAGTCCAAACACAATAGCActgaaaaaacaataatttgtagataaaatatgttaaattcaTCTAAATTAGGCTAAAAATTCGAAGTTGTCCTTCTTAGTTCTAGTTAGTATAACAATGATTTGTGCCAATCACACTTGTGATGTAGTGCTTCAAGGTCAAGCTAGACTTTCCATCCCGCCAATCACACTTGCAGTTTTAATAAGtgggattttaaaaattgcgtttttagaatcactatttttttaaattgtaaaggCATTtggcaaaatatatatttttttattaaatatttgttatgcaaaatcataattttagtttaaattcgcgTTTTTTCAAGTAAGTACCCTATAGTTAGTTTATagaaatcgtagatttttttttcttcatattttagattaagtgctttttaaatcgcaatgttaAATGTCTTACATTTTGTATTATCTATTAAAAACAttgattattcttgcgaaattgCAATCCTAAACACATCCGTGGCCTAGTAGCAAAAAACATACTAAAACGATGCTACATTTGGCTCTCTAAATTATTTAAGCTTTTTGTTGAGTACTAGagtgttaacaaaaaaaaagaaaaaagaaaaaagaagagttttTCTAATCCCTatcctctctcctctcaaatGGATTTGAAGTGGTTTTATATACTCATGCATCGacacaattaaaatttgacttATAACATTAAAACTCGTAATTTTTTACCCGACTTAACAACTCAAGACAAACCTAATACGAAATTTGCATGTTAGGGGTTGAGGGTCAACCcgttcaattaaataattaaattagacttaacttatataattttatacacatgCTTCGACTATTGAAATCTAACAAGCGAACACCAATCCTCACCGGTTCTCGTTGTCGTATTTCTTAGCATTCACAGCTCGTTTTGCAACTGGTTTGAAGCTATAacaaataatgttattttattttgttcgtCTTTTATTGCACAtctcttaaaaataataataataataataataataataaaattgtgttgtttcaaaaactaaaataaagaaaatttgaataaattattcaACTGATTCAGCTCTTATTGGAAAattaaaaccaacaaaaataaatgaatcaaatttAAACGAATTATTTTACTTAAGCTCCACTCTGGCTGGCCCTAAAATCCTAATTCAACCAGTTGCCTACTCTCACACTCGATTCGATTCGATTCAAATCCCTCTCATCGTTGCCACGCAAATCCCTAATTGAGACCCCAAAACTCGgaattctagagagagagagagcgagataGAGGAAAGCGCACAGGTGTCGAAATGCTAGGTGGGTTGTACGGAGACCTCCCTCCACCCTCCTCGGCGGAGGAAGAGAAGCCGAGCAATGCAACCGTGTGGTCGAGCAGCGCCAAGATGGCGCCGCCGAACCTCCGCAAGTCGTTGTCGGTGTTTGCACCGCCGCAGACCATTCTCAAATCCCAAACCAAGCCCAAGACCTCCACTTCGGCGCCGGCACAGCCCAAGATTGCAATTTCCTCGGTAGTGCCGGCGCATTCGGTGTCGGTAGTGCCGGAAGACGTAGCCCAAACGGCATTGGTGGGCGTGACGTCGACGGTGATGGAGGAGTACGATCCGGCGAGGCCGAACGACTACGAGGAGTACCGgagggagaagaagaggaaggctGTGGAGGCGGAGATGAGGAGGGAGCTTGAGAAGAGGCGGCagcaggaggaggaggaggagaaggagaggaaggagaagagggagagggaggagagggaaagagagagggatTTCGGAGAATCGCGGTTGAACATCTCGGGCGAGGAGGCGTGGAGAAGGCGGGCGGCGATGAGTGGGGCAGTGCCGAGGTCGCCTTCGCCGCCGAGCAGCGGAGACGGGTTTAGCATCGGGAAGTCAGAGACGGTCGGGTTGGGCGTAGGGGCGGGCGGGCAGATGACTGCCGCACAGAGGATGATGGCGAAGATGGGGTGGAAGGAGGGGCAGGGGCTTGGCAAGCAAGAGCAGGGGATTACTACTCCTTTGATGGCCAAGAAGACGGACCGGCGAGCCGGGGTGATTGTGAATGCTAGTGAGTCGAAGCCGGATAAGAAGGTGAAGAGTGTCAACTTCAATGGGATGCCCACTCGGGTTTTGCTGCTTAGGAACATGGTATGCATATGTGTGTTTTATCTTCTTAACAAACTTGGTGCCGTTTTATATTTAGGGATGGTTTGGAACTTcaattatttcatttgttttcgTGGGAGTTTGAAATTGCACGTTTTCACTGAAGATGCTAGAAAATATGGTTagctaacattttttttttttttttgataagtagttaGTTGGTTAGCTAACATTTCGAATCGgaaagatggatttttttttttttcgtgtgtTTGAAGTGTATGAACTTTTTATGTGCTTGTTTCTAATGCAACTACCAATAGAACCCACTTTCTGATTCAAAGTTTGCATCAATTTGTTGTAGCTAGAACATCTCAGTTTCTTTGTGCTGCTCATTTGTTGCTTTCAGTTCTCATTGTTTCTGCCTATTGGGTTATAATAGTTATCTATGTCAGATAAGTACCTTTAAGTATGGTGCTCTAGAGGGgttatattttgataaataaattgttCGAGTAAATGATCGGATCATATTATATTATCTTCTTATAATCATCAGTTTAGTTCATGATTCCAATTTTCCTATCTTTATTCCATGTAATGCTTACAGTTGTCAATAAGTATTGTCTGTTGTTGAAGTAGAGGTTCATTAAGAGGGCCAGTTTAATCTTGTATGGTCAACATGTAGACCATTCCTTTGCCTAGCTGGAAATCATGGTATTGGTATAGGGCCTAGTTAGATTCTTTTGTGGCTCAAGAGCATTTTGGTGTACTCATATGATGGTCATGTGCTAAGGTGTGAATGTGTGGTGCCAATGATATATTGTGTTGGTAAGCTAAATTGGGCTATTCTTAGTGTTGCTTAGGCAACATCTAGACCTTTTTTTGCCTATCCAGGGTCCATAGTGTTTATATATAGGATTAAGTTGGTATTGGTAGCAACAAATGTCTTAGCATTGCTAAGTATGATGCTTATAAGCATTATACCTAAAGGTCATTAATGAATATGTGGCCATTGCAGACAGATAGATGGGTGGGGGATAGTTGTGTATTCACTATTAACTTCCTTAATGCTTTGATTGGTTATGAAATTAAAGTATTTGCCGCTGTGCTAATTTGGAAATGTACAGAGCCTTATAAGATCTCTCTCCTCCCCATGTTACTGGTGCTaggtagtgttttttttttttttgttaagtaatcacaaatttattaaaaagcgcaaatgcacaacccaagtacacaataGGTATACAAGAGATACACGTAGctagcagaagaaaaaaatcaagaaaacatgaaagctggaaatattaaaatcaaaggCAGCTGTCTAATGTGACAAACTAATGGATGTTAAGATTAAGTGTGACAAACttcatttgccaaaaaaatgtgTAACAACTTCTTACTTATTGAATTTTACGTTGTTTGAAATTAAGAGATGGTAAATAAATTATGGTGTCGTAACCCAAAAGTTTATGAGGTAGATTCTGGTAGATTGCACATCACACTGTTGATATGTAATTCAAGTGGGCCAAAATCTTGAGGAGAACTCTTGCTAGAATGATAAGGGAAAAGAGATTTGTTAGCTTGTGCAAAACATCAGAAATAGGGCAGGAAACCATAGACTTAGTGTACCGTGGAGGTGGATAATTAGGAGTCTATAAAAGAAAAGGTTCTCATGCTTGAAAAGTTTACCTAATTGTATTCGAACAAGAAAGGAGTAGCGGGAAGAGAGAGGGGGTCAGGTTATCATCCTTCCAGGAGAGGTCAAACCAATCCCCAActcaatttcttcaaattagtcAACATGTAGACCTAGACCTTAGTCAACTATTTATATTAGTGTACTGCCAAACTAACTTTTGATGGTGTTGAGCTTACTTCATACAAGCTTAAGCTTATGTTTTTGAGATCATTGTATAAGTAGAATACTGCTTTAGCTGCTACATTGTTGGAAGACTAAAGGACGGGGTCACTCCAAAGAGGCCATCTGGAAAGTTATCTCTACACTATTAAGGTGAAGTatttagagagaaagaaattggCGCCTATTTTAGGATTGTGAATCTAATGTGCTATATTTAAAATCCTCCTTTTTGAGATCTCTCATAGATTTGGCTATAGCTTATATTCCTAATTTCTCCTCGAATCTTGTAGATCttgtttaactttttatatttcaGACACCTTTAGGGTGGTGGTATATGTTGTATACCTTTCATGTACgagggttttgttttttcttctaataaattatcattcataaaaaaatactagATTATTGCTTGAGGCAATAAccctacttctctctctctctctctctctctctctctctctttattttattttattttatttttattttttataagtaatcataaattgattaaaaagcGCAACGATGCAACCCAAGTATacaaggagtatacaagagagaagcCTAACTAGTAGCAAAGAGGAGATCTAAGAAAGCATGAAAGTTTGAAATACTACAATCTAAAGAAGCAACCCAAAGAAAGAGTCTCCTTTAATTCCGCTAAGGTCCTCTCATAGTCGTCAAAGCTAAGATCGTTTCTTTCCTGCTATAAACACTACATTAGGCAAGGtggaatcatcttccaaactgcATCAAGCTGAAACCTACCCTTAGTGCTCTCTATTAGGCAAATAGATCTACCACCCTTATAGGCATAACCCAAACCTACCCTACACTGCTTAAGATAGTATTCTAAAGAGCACATGTGATCCCACAATATGGAGTAAAAGATGGTTCACTGACTCTCCGTTCTTCTTACACGTAACACCACTTAACCACAATGATATGTCATTCTTTAGGTTGTCCATGGTGAGGATCTTGCCTAAGGCGGCCAACCAAGCAAATAAAGCCTCTTTCAAGGGAGCCTTATTTagccaaatactcctccaagggaATGGAGTGTTATCAAGGGGAACAAGAACCTTATAGTaagatctaacatcaaacaaTCCTTTCCAGGAAATCTAAGCCTACTATCAATGCACTCATTGGCAGTGAGAACTGAGTTTAGAATCTGCCTACCCTTGATGAAAGCGTTCTGAGGCCTAAAAATGATTCTCTACAACTATTTTCAACCTATTAGCTAGAACTTTGGCCACAATCTTATACACTCCACCCACTAAGCTAATAGGTCGAAACTCTTTGATATCGGCCTTGGTTTCTTTGGAATAAGAGAAATGCAGGCAGCATTGaaacttttttcaaatgtaCCTCTAGTATGAAAATCATGGAAGATGATGTCTACTTTAAGCACctcccaacaagcttggaaaAAACTCGACATAAAACCATAAGGACCCAGGGCATTGTCACCATTAAAGGCTTTCACCACCTCATAGACCTCATCATCCTTAAAGGGTCCCTCCAACCAATTGGCCTCCTCCCCGCTAATGGAATCAAGTGAGAGGCCATCCAACCTGGGACACCAACTAAACCACTCAATAACAAGCTATCGTAGAACTGCACAATGTGCTCTTTGATCCCTAATTGATACGAACAAATTGTACCATTAACCACAACTGCTCAATTGAATTGTTCCTACTATTAGAATTAACCACTTGATGGAAGAACTTCGTGCACTTGTCAACCTCTCTTAACCCTAGTGCCCTTGATTTTTGCCTCCCACTTACCTCTTCCAAAAGCGTAGTCCTCTCCAATTCATTGGTCACTATGGCCTTCCTCATTATCTCCTCCTCAACTAAATCTTTCTCATCCTCTAAACATTCAAGGACCCATAAATCAGCTTAAGgcagtttctttttctctatattgCCAAACTCTTTTGCATTCCATGCTTTTAAATCTGATTATAGAGCCTTAAGTTTGCAGGCTAGGATGTAACTTGGAGTTTACCCCTTCTACAAAATTCTATGACTTTATCCACATGTTCTTGAATTTGAAGCATCTTATAACTCCAAGAATGCGTCCACAATAGAGAAGAATGGGAAAATGATTTGAACAAAGTCTAGGTAGCCTCTTGTGGAGCAAATAAGGGAATTGGGATTCCCAAATTGGGAAAACTAGGAATTTATTGATCCAAAGCCAAGAGGCAGGGTCAGTGTTACTAGACCTTGTAAAAGAGCCGCCTACAAGGGGAATGTCGATGCGCCCCtgcttaaaaatgaaatcagAAAACTCCAACGGAGTTCACCCGATCTCTCATTCGAAAATGCGAGTTACATTGAAATCAACACCCAATGCTATGGTAAGTCCCACCAAGTAAGCAAACCAGTCAGTTCATCCCACAAAAGCCTTCTATCATCATCGACATTTGGGCCATAAATACCCAAGTAAAATGATCCTCGATATTTATGAAAGAAGCAACCACTAAGAATTCACCCACAAACCCATCAATTTTCTCCAATCCTCCTATCCCACATGAGCAGAACACCACCGCACGCCCCCTAGAGTCTAAACAACACCAATCTACATGACTACACCCCCATAAGCGACGCACAATGTTATAGGACATACTCTCCAATTTGGTCTCCTGAAGGCATATAGCATCAACCTGCCATTCTCTAAGTAAATTTCTGATTCTAAGATGTCTCTCTCCATCATTCAAACCTATTATGCTCCATGATAAAATTTTGGGCTTCATGAATGAACGAGGTACCCTTCCCCTTAACTCTGCTACAGCTTGAACATCCACCCGTAGAGTCATAATTGATAGAGCAAGATAATCTTTTCAACTCTCTAAGACTTGTGACGGCTGTGATTCAGATTTGGAATTCCACTCCTCTTGATTATAACTTGCTT
Coding sequences within it:
- the LOC132171502 gene encoding DNA-damage-repair/toleration protein DRT111, chloroplastic, producing the protein MLGGLYGDLPPPSSAEEEKPSNATVWSSSAKMAPPNLRKSLSVFAPPQTILKSQTKPKTSTSAPAQPKIAISSVVPAHSVSVVPEDVAQTALVGVTSTVMEEYDPARPNDYEEYRREKKRKAVEAEMRRELEKRRQQEEEEEKERKEKREREERERERDFGESRLNISGEEAWRRRAAMSGAVPRSPSPPSSGDGFSIGKSETVGLGVGAGGQMTAAQRMMAKMGWKEGQGLGKQEQGITTPLMAKKTDRRAGVIVNASESKPDKKVKSVNFNGMPTRVLLLRNMVGPGEVDDELEDEVASECAKYGTVTRVLIFEITEPNFPTNEAVRIFVQFERPEETTKALVDLDGRYFGGRVVRASFHDEERFSKNELAPMPGEIPGYT